The following nucleotide sequence is from Lathamus discolor isolate bLatDis1 chromosome Z, bLatDis1.hap1, whole genome shotgun sequence.
TTGTGCAGATGTATACTTAAAACAGTTTTGCAGCAGACTTTTCTGAGCAAGTACTGTAAAGCTTTCCATCCAGTATCTCTGCTGAATCTACTGTGTGTGGGCCTATACTAGATGCAGAAATGTGTGTGGTTTTCAGCATAAGATGCTTGTTCCTATGTGAGCTAGAAATGCTTTCATTAAGCCAGCCACTTCAGTAAAGATCTTAATAGTTATTTGAATGAAACATTAAGCTCTGTTTGTGATTTGCTGCCTGGAAATCTTTCCTCCAAGAAGTGGTGAAGCATTTCCCCTGAATAATATCTGGgggttctgtttgtttggttggtttgttgtttttttggggtggggttttttttttgtttgtttgttttggtttgttgtagttgtttttgtgtttttttgggggcAGGGGGGTATCAAAGTACTCTtaagtgaatattttttttttttttaattccatgcAAAGTACAATTCTCCTTTCTAATGTAAGCAAAAGTCCTAGCCTTTTCCTCTTGCATTATACGTGCTTAACTAAATGTTCCTGTGATTGGTATGTGCTGGGGAGAATTTGAATTGGGGTATTAGCTACATCTTTACATTTGGGGGTAAATAAACTCAAAAGTCATCATAAATGCTGacttatttctcttcctttaggAAACACACATTATCCACACCTTCAAAGAAGACTTTTATGGAGAAATTCTTAGTATAGTCATAATAGGATATATTCGACCAGAAAAAAACTTTGATTCCTTAGGTCAGTATTGCAGGTCTCCCTCAAACTAGTCTCTGATTTGTCTTATTCTTGCAAGTACTGTCTTCACTCTGTCTTTCCGTAATGAGATATTGATCTGTTAACCTTTGAAATTTcagtaaaatgttttcataagcTAAATGTACAAGttggtttaattaaaaaaaaaaaccaaaccatactCCCACATCTTCAAGTGCTTCACACTAAAAAAAACTATATTGTCACTTGTGTGAGGAGTAATTTTTAAATCACAGGTTTGTTGTAAAAGCATCAGTCTAGtttgttaatttcttttaaaaatgcagctctgttagaattgaaacagaaatgctgaaatgtgtGTTGGAACAAGGAGAGGGAAGTGCTTATAATGATGAAAAATGCAATCCTGGtatgtttaggaaaaaaaaaaagccattttaaaaccaaagaattttgcctttcaaacATCATGGTAATAATTATATTCTACTTCTGAGACTGTTACCTAGTATTCTGTGGTACATGTTATTTCACTTGCTATTGTATGTGCAGAATTCAGACCAACTTTTAAGTATGCCTGTTCTTATCTTTTTCAGAGGCACTCATTTCAGCAATTCAGGAAGACATTGAAGAAGCAAAGAGACAGCTAGATTTACCAGAGCATCTTAAACTCAAAGAAGATAACTTCTTTCATCTGCCAGAAGGCAAAATAGTGAACAACCACTAAGCAAACTCatactgcttttttattattcttattttttttccctttgtgggttttttgtttgtttgttttggtttttttttattttattttttttgtttttcttttgtttggttttttgtttttttggtttagtttgttttgggttttttccatttttaatttttttcccctgtcatTGAGCTTTTATATATGCACTGCTTTTATAGGTACTTTGTTGTCATATATCTGTTA
It contains:
- the LOC136005428 gene encoding riboflavin kinase-like, which gives rise to MRHLPYFCRGEVVKGFGRGSKELGIPTANFSEQVVESFPPDISTGIYYGWACVGNGDVHKMVLSIGWNPFYKNFKKSVETHIIHTFKEDFYGEILSIVIIGYIRPEKNFDSLEALISAIQEDIEEAKRQLDLPEHLKLKEDNFFHLPEGKIVNNH